The proteins below are encoded in one region of Engraulis encrasicolus isolate BLACKSEA-1 chromosome 1, IST_EnEncr_1.0, whole genome shotgun sequence:
- the pdgfba gene encoding platelet-derived growth factor beta polypeptide a, which produces MGGKKSSCILLLAAFAAFLRLGSAEGDPLPPSLVDLVKESPISSIDDLKTLLDTESVDEESDNQTTNDLQPSDEHHSRVPRSLITSNAEAARPAACKVRTEVLEVTRSMHDRTNAHFMLWPLCVEVQRCSGCCTSRTSQCVPVVTEIRQLQMSKITYVNTRPHFEKVIVPVEDHVRCDCQPLTSPYSSSSSSNNAARKPQPHPQPVTHPPQPPPAPRVAHKPAQPQGAGGSSQTKEDLHRHDVLKHNQRLHLEEQDAQGGGGGGGGGGRMWQNSKYSTSHTATEPHHTPARLDYQASRQPPPQPARPHTPVYPQANAPQHPSYHHHQQQQQQQQQQQQQHRRQEQEQDPYSSSSSTSLTQEEPSVASEVGVRVGWGGEGEGDGEGQQGVPVAPHYNRDRDNSGRQQEAVRQPQPTFQHASSGGGGDEHGRQQGGVQQQQQEYHQQQPYQRHDYKLTVENQHGRQTQTQPSTHMLRDSTHQTPTQHGSSYHHRHGQQQPDAGSATYHHNSQSDMASSGGHGHSVQSEGSSQYEGQAEVTSSPRGQGRGQGRHDSEEERRRTQLVEELEREKEKELQEEVMSQQQQQQQQQQQDSYYNHHPTSSQRAVTESLSTLRPENTSPRPQTTPKPQVARRRRRKNRRRISKTTMRAMIMVMS; this is translated from the exons GGCGACCCGCTCCCCCCGTCCCTGGTGGACCTGGTGAAGGAGAGCCCCATCTCCTCCATAGACGACCTGAAGACGCTGCTGGACACTGAATCCGTAG ATGAGGAGTCGGACAATCAAACAACCAATGACCTCCAACCTAGCGATGAACATCACTCCCGAGTTCCCAGAAGTCTCA TTACATCGAATGCGGAGGCGGCGCGCCCGGCGGCGTGTAAGGTGCGCACGGAGGTGCTGGAGGTGACGCGCTCCATGCACGACCGCACCAACGCCCACTTCATGCTCTGGCCCCTCTGCGTGGAGGTGCAGCGCTGCTCGGGGTGCTGCACTAGCCGCACCTCGCAATGCGTACCCGTCGTCACGGAGATCAGGCAACTGCAG ATGAGTAAGATCACCTACGTGAACACGCGGCCGCACTTCGAGAAGGTCATCGTGCCGGTGGAGGACCACGTGCGCTGCGACTGCCAACCCCtgacctccccctactcctcctcctcctcctccaacaacGCCGCCCGAAagccccaaccccatccccaaccGGTTACCCATCCACCCCAGCCTCCTCCAGCGCCCCGCGTGGCCCACAAGCCCGCCCAGCCCCAGGGGGCAGGAGGCTCCTCCCAAACCAAGGAGGACCTGCACCGTCACGACGTGCTGAAGCACAACCAGCGTCTCCACCTGGAGGAGCAGGACGCCcagggtggtggcggtggcggtggcggtggtggcaggaTGTGGCAGAACAGCAAGTACAGCACGTCGCACACAGCCACGGAGCCACATCACACGCCAGCGCGGCTGGACTACCAGGCCAGCAGGCAGCCTCCGCCCCAGCCGGCGCGGCCACACACACCTGTTTATCCACAGGCCAACGCGCCCCAGCACCcctcttaccaccaccaccaacagcagcagcaacagcagcagcagcagcagcagcagcaccggcggcaggaacaggagcaggatccttactcctcctcttcctccacttccctGACTCAGGAGGAGCCCTCCGTGGCCTCGGAGGTcggggtgagggtggggtggggtggggagggcgagggagacggagagggacaGCAGGGCGTGCCTGTGGCGCCTCActacaacagagacagagacaacagCGGGAGACAACAGGAAGCCGTCCGGCAGCCTCAGCCAACATTCCAGCACGCCAGCAGCGGTGGCGGAGGGGACGAACACGGCCGGCAGCAGGGtggggtgcagcagcagcagcaggaatatCATCAACAACAACCGTATCAACGCCACGACTACAAGCTGACGGTGGAAAACCAACATGGCCGACAGACTCAGACGCAGCCGAGCACCCACATGCTGCGGGACAGCACTCACCAGACGCCCACGCAGCACGGATCGTCCTACCACCACCGCCACGGCCAACAACAACCAGACGCCGGCTCCGCGACTTACCACCACAACAGCCAATCGGATATGGCCAGCAGCGGTGGTCACGGGCACTCGGTCCAATCGGAGGGCAGCAGTCAGTACGAGGGGCAGGCGGAGGTGACGAGCAGTCCGAGGGGGCAGGGGCGGGGGCAGGGGCGTCACGattcggaggaggagaggaggaggacgcagctggtggaggagctggagagggagaaggagaaggagcttcaggaggaagtgatgtcacaacagcagcagcagcaacagcagcagcagcaggacagtTATTATAATCATCACCCGACCTCCTCACAGCGAGCAG TGACAGAGTCTCTGTCCACGCTGCGGCCCGAGAATACGTCTCCGCGGCCCCAGACAACCCCGAAGCCCCAGGTGGCCCGCCGCAGACGCCGCAAGAACCGCCGGAGGATCAGCAAGACCACCATGAGAGCCATGATCAT GGTGATGTCCTAA